GGCAGATGCGGGCCAGATCGCGTTCTTCTCGGACGTGCCCGCAGAACTGGATGCCGCCGCGGCCGCGGGCTGGCAGACCGTGGGCGTGGCGAGAGGCGGGGAACCGTTCGCCGACGCCGATTTCGGGGCGCATCCGGTGGTGTCCGGTTTCGATCAGGTCGAACTCGGGGTGATCGAGTGAGCATCGGGCTGGAACCGGCCGGGGCGGCGCTGGCCGCGGAGTCGGCGCGGCTGGCCGGGCTGGGCTGGATGCGCGGCACCTCCGGCAACTTGTCGGTGACGTTGCGCCAGGATCCGCTTCGCCTTGCGGTGACCGCCAGCGGCCTGGACAAGGGCGAGCTGAGCGCGTCGGATGTGGTGGTCGTGGACGCCTCCGGCGCTGCGGTGCCCGATCAGCCCAATCCCGCGCAGCGGCCCTCGGCGGAGGCGGGGTTGCACGCGCGGATCGCGGCGGTGGCCGGCGCGGGGGCGGTGGTGCATGTGCACATGCTCTCGGCGGTGGTGGCAGGCCAGCGCTGGCCCGGTGGCGTGGTGCTGCGGGATCTGGAGATGCTCAAGGGTCTCGGGCGCCGTGATGACGACGTGATGAGGATTCCGGTGGTGCCCAACAGTCAGGACATGGGCGTGCTGGGGGATGCGTTCGAGGCGGGGTTCAACGCCGCGACACCCGCGGTGATCGTGGCGCGGCATGGCCTGTACGTGTGGGGAAGGGATCTGGTGCAGGCCCGGCACCGCACGGAATGCTTGGAGTGGTTGTTCCAGTTCACCTTGGCCACGAACGGATTCCAGGAGGTGGTTTCATGACGTTGCTGACCGTGTGGCCGGACACCGATCCCGGCGCCGTGGAGTTGCGCAGCGAGGAAGCCGGCGAGATCGCCGATGTCCTCAAGCAGTTCGGGGTGCGGTTCCAGCGCTGGGAGCTCAAGGAGCTGCCCGCGGATGCGTCTCCGGATGACGTGCTGGCGGCCTATCGCGCCGAGGTCGCCGAGGTCATCGACGCCGAGGGCTACATCAAGGTGGACGCGGCGGTGATGGCCCCGCGCGACGATGATCCGGAGTGGGCGCAGCAGGCCAGGGCGGCGCGGGAGAAGTTCCTGTCCGAGCACACCCACGACGATGACGAGGACCGGTTCTTCGCCCGTGGCGCCGGAGTTTTCTACCTGCACATCGGGACGAAGGTGTACGCGGTGCTGTGCGAGGCGGGTGATCTGTTGAGCGTGCCGGCCAACACCACGCACTGGTTCGACATGGGGACCCGCCCGGATTTCGTGGCGATCCGGTTCTTCCACGACGAGGACGGCTGGGTAGGCGATTTCTGCGGTACCGACACCGCGCAGCGGTTCGCGTCGTTCGACGAGTTGATGGCTTCGCGCTGAGCCATCGGCGTCGGGTGCGGGTCCGTCCCGCGCCCGGCGCGTTGTCGTGAAGTCGTTCGGTTGCGGGCGCACCTCGGCCCGTCCGTCCCGCACCGCAGGCGCATCCGGGCTGGATCTTCCGGAGTCCGGGGCCAGGAACACGGCCGAAACCGGCGCCCGCGCTTTCGGTGCAGGGGCATTGGCTGGTCAACGAAATCTCCGCGCCGAAGCGACTCTGGAAACTCGCAGAGCGCCGGCCAGGGGCCGGCGACCGCCGAGGCGGCGATCTACCTGCGCGCGATCTTCGGGTATGACGCGCCGGGTCGGACCTGGAGACGCTGGTCGACCGGGTGCTCGGCACGCCCTGACCCTCTCACGTCCGCCGGAGGACCCCATGCAGGAAAACGTGCGTTAACGGCATCCCACACGCACAACCTCAAGGGGTCGCCGCAGTACTCAGGAAATTCGGCGTATATGCCTGTTCCAGCGCGGGGATCTTGGCGGTCAGCGCGCGCCTTCCGAACCGAGCGGCGGCGGTTCGGGTCATATTGACTGCCCGAAAAACTTGAAAGAATGCGGAGTTCGCCGCAACCGGCGAAATTTGATCAACAATCGTCGTTGCGCACCAAACGGCGCTTCGACACCCGCTGACGCGTTCTCCTCGGATGCAGTGCACCAGGACAGAATCCCACCCGCATCTCCCGATTGAGGTCGCCAGCCAGCTTCCGGAGGGAAATCAGCCGACGATGTTCGGGAATCTCGTCGAACGACTGGCCTCGCTGGCCGAACGCAACAACTGGACGCACCGGACCGCCTATGTCGCGGATGGCCTCCAGTATTCGTACGGCGACGTTCACGAGGGGGCCGGGCGTGCCGCCGCCGCGCTGCTGGAGGCCGGGCTGATGCCAGGCGACCGGGTACTGCTGGCCCTGCCGGACGGCATCGACTTCGTCTGGTCGTTCCTGGGGGCGCTGCAGGCCCGGGCTGGTCGCGATCCCGGTCAACACCGACCTGCACGTCGACGAGCTGCGCAAGGCAGCGGAGATCGCCAATCCCGCGGCGGTGATCTGCGCTCCCGCGCTGACGTCCCGGTTCAACGCGCTCGTCATCGACCCGGACAAGCTGCGCGCCCCCGGTCAGGCGCCGTACTTCACCGGCGGCACCGACGTGGCAGGCTTCGGCTTGTTCACGTCGGGAACGACCGGTGACCCGAAGCTGTGCTTCCACACCCACGCCGATCCCGAGATTTTCGAACAGGCGACCAATTCCGCGTTCCGGCTGACGGAGGACGATGTCTGCTTCTCCGTGTCGCGGATGTACTTCGGGTTCGGCCTTGGTAATTCCCTCTTCCTGCCGCTGAGCCGGGGCGCGACAACCGTTCTGCGGTCGGTGCGGGCGACGGCTGACGTGGCGCTGGGAATCATCGCGGAGCACCGGGTCTCGGTCTTCTACGGCCAGCCGAGCTTCTACGCGAAGATGCTGCAAACGCCGGACGACAGCGGACGCCTCGCGTCCCTGCGGCTCGCCGTCTGCGGCGGCGAGGTCGTACCCGAGTCGCAGGAGACCCAGTTCCGCGCGACGCTCGGCAGCCGGTTCCTGAATGTCTTCGGTACCACGGAGGTCGGCTACGCGCTGGTCGCCAACACCCCCGGGGCGTGGCGGGACCGCCGCGTCGGCAAAATCCTGCCGCCATACCGGCTGCGCGTGGTGGACGAGGATGGCGCCTCGGTGGCGGCGGGCGAACCGGGCCTGCTCCAGGTCGCCGGACCCACAATCTCGCTCGGCGTGCGCAAGGGCGATGAGCCGCCGCGTCGACTCGCCGACGAGTGGTACGCCACAGGCGACTCGGCGACCGTGGACGAGGACGGCTTCCTGACCGTGCACGGCCGGGTCGACGACATCGAGGTCGTGGGCGGGACGAATGTGCACCCGATCGAGGTGGAGGAGTTCTTCCTGCGCCACGCCGCAGTGCGTGAGGTGGCTGTCTGTTCGGTCCGGCGCCCAGTCGGCAACTCGACGCTGCGCGCCTACGTCGTGCTCGTCAGCGGCGTGAGCGACCACGATCAGGTGGCAGCGGAGCTGATTACCGCCGCCCAGGAATCGCTCACCTGGTACAAGGTTCCCGAGGACGTTGTCATCGTGCCGGAGCTGCCACGCAACTCGAACGGCAAGGTGAAGCGCACTGCGGTACGGAAGATGGCCGAGTTGGACGTCGGCTTCCAGCTCGTGGCCCGGCACCTCGACACTACCGACCGGCCCGCCGAGTTCGAGCTGCTCGGCCACAGCTGGGACCTCCTGCCGGAGGTGTTCGCTCCCATCCACACGGCTTCGACCGAGCTGTTCTCCGACTGGCTCCCTTACCCGGCGGGAGGCTCGTTCCTGGAGATCGGGTGCGGGGCGGGCGTTACGGCCGTGCTGGCCGCGCTGCGTGGCTGCGCGCGGGTGGCCGCCGTCGATATCAGCGGC
The sequence above is a segment of the Saccharopolyspora phatthalungensis genome. Coding sequences within it:
- the mtnB gene encoding methylthioribulose 1-phosphate dehydratase, with translation MGLEPAGAALAAESARLAGLGWMRGTSGNLSVTLRQDPLRLAVTASGLDKGELSASDVVVVDASGAAVPDQPNPAQRPSAEAGLHARIAAVAGAGAVVHVHMLSAVVAGQRWPGGVVLRDLEMLKGLGRRDDDVMRIPVVPNSQDMGVLGDAFEAGFNAATPAVIVARHGLYVWGRDLVQARHRTECLEWLFQFTLATNGFQEVVS
- a CDS encoding 1,2-dihydroxy-3-keto-5-methylthiopentene dioxygenase; amino-acid sequence: MTLLTVWPDTDPGAVELRSEEAGEIADVLKQFGVRFQRWELKELPADASPDDVLAAYRAEVAEVIDAEGYIKVDAAVMAPRDDDPEWAQQARAAREKFLSEHTHDDDEDRFFARGAGVFYLHIGTKVYAVLCEAGDLLSVPANTTHWFDMGTRPDFVAIRFFHDEDGWVGDFCGTDTAQRFASFDELMASR
- a CDS encoding AMP-binding protein — its product is MRKAAEIANPAAVICAPALTSRFNALVIDPDKLRAPGQAPYFTGGTDVAGFGLFTSGTTGDPKLCFHTHADPEIFEQATNSAFRLTEDDVCFSVSRMYFGFGLGNSLFLPLSRGATTVLRSVRATADVALGIIAEHRVSVFYGQPSFYAKMLQTPDDSGRLASLRLAVCGGEVVPESQETQFRATLGSRFLNVFGTTEVGYALVANTPGAWRDRRVGKILPPYRLRVVDEDGASVAAGEPGLLQVAGPTISLGVRKGDEPPRRLADEWYATGDSATVDEDGFLTVHGRVDDIEVVGGTNVHPIEVEEFFLRHAAVREVAVCSVRRPVGNSTLRAYVVLVSGVSDHDQVAAELITAAQESLTWYKVPEDVVIVPELPRNSNGKVKRTAVRKMAELDVGFQLVARHLDTTDRPAEFELLGHSWDLLPEVFAPIHTASTELFSDWLPYPAGGSFLEIGCGAGVTAVLAALRGCARVAAVDISGQAAANTALNATRHGVGDRVSVHQGDLFDPLDRDDRFDVIFWNSNVIPTPEHFDYSHDIEHAIFDRDYRAHRRYLAEGMQRLTPGGVLLLGFNSLGDRVRLDSIAAELGLKLIEYRGEARHSGHVAVTFQLLQVVKR